CGGATATGACCTTTGGATGTCGCTTTAAGTAAAGGTCAACTGCCGGGAGAGGATAACAAATTTAATGTTTTTTAACCTGTCAAAAAAGAAAATCAGTTTTCACTTAAAAGGATTGAATTTCCTGTCGAGGAAACTCATCCTGAATTTTGATATTAGGTTTATTTATCCTCCTCAGGAGGCACAATCACTTTCCAGACGTTCGGATTGGTCCTATTTCCCTCGACATCATTTGTCCAGCGAATTCCTGGGAGATTAAATGCTACCGAACCATTCTTCGCGCGAGTCATGTAGTTCCACGCGTAGGCATTGAATACAACTTCAGAATATTCGTCCAAACCGGATATATCATACTCTACTTTTACACTCCCATTATAATCCAGTGATACGTTGGATGTTCCCCCCAATGTGTCAACGAATATAAGATTGAAGTCCTTATTTCCATCAAAGATGGGCAGATCAACGTATGGGCCTGGTTTCCAGGTCTGTAATATACCGGTCAAATAATTAGAAGATGTTAATGTTACATTCTTTGTATAACCGGAAGTTACACTTGATGGTGCGTACCCATCTGTGGCGGTGTAATCCCAAGTGTTACCGCTCACGTTGAGGGTAATACTGGGAGAACCACCAGTTGCATTCACCCCAATGAGGAGAACAATATCGTCCTGGAAACCCCTGCCTCCGAAATCTGTTACGTAGAATGTTCCAGATGCAGGCCCAGAACTAGTCACCTGACCTTTTGTAGTGCTGGCATCCGATACATAAATCGCATTCAGTCCTCCAGTAGGTTCTGTAAAGTTTATGAAATATGTATAGTCTCCATACTCGTTTTCCCTTATATCGTTATCCGCGACCGTGATGTTGATATGATTATAGTTAGATAACGCACCAGCCGAAACCGGCAGAATGCCGAAAGCGGCGATCACGAGCAGTGCGGTAACCGCAATGCCAATTGATTTTCTCATACTTCTCTTTTGTTTTTCCATGGTTTCACCTCTTGGTGATAGATAGTGTTCACAAAAAGCAGTTTACTAAGTGCCCCCTGTAAACAATAAAGGATAGACAGGGGAGATATATATCACTTTCCATCGGAGGAAAAATGTTGTCAATTGATTCGAGTTTTGAAGAAAAAAGAAATGAAAAATTTTCTCCTATATGAAACCGGACATCATTTTTGAAAATGATACGGTACAGATAAATCGATGATTTAAACCGCAAATCCGGTTACAAACGATAAAAAAGAATTAATCCTATTTATCTTTGCAAAGCGACCTGATCAGCTTCCTGTCGAAGAGGATCGAGACCATACGACGGTCTCCGTTGATCACCGGGAGCTGGTCCACCCTCGACCTCTTCATCTTCAGTGCGCACTCACTGACTTCGGCATTCTGCGGGACAGCGACGACCTCTGTGATCATCGCCTCCTTTACGGGCTTGTCGGGGAGCTGGACCTTCGAGATCCCGAAGGAGATCGTGTGCATGTCGCGGATACTCTCCCACGTCCATTCGTCATCGTCGGTTCCGTTCGAGAGATCGCTGACCTCGACGCTGTCCTCGATCATTGCATGCTTTATCAGGTCCCTCTCGGATATGATTCCCGTAAGCTTGTATTCCGAATTGAGGATAGGAATTGCATCGAATCCGGATATCTCCATAATTCTCCCGACGAGCGGAAGAGGGGTCTCCTCCCAGAGAGCGAATGTCTGGCTCGTATATTTTTCTTTGATCTCGTCCTTAAACTTCATCTGGGCTACACAGGTGATGAGATCGGCGATACTGATTATTCCTACAAGCCTGCCTTCATCGACTACCGGAAGCCTCCTGAAATTATATTTATCCATTATGGCTGCTGCTTCCGGTATGGTTGCATCAGGTCCGATAGTCACTGGATCTGACGTCATAAGAAGGCTGAGCTGTGTCTCCTCGGCCTTTCGCAGCATATCTTTGCGGGTAATAATCCCTACCAGTTCGCTGTCCTTTGTTACAGGAACTCCGCTGATCCCGGTTCTCTTGAGAATCCTGAGAACATCATCCCTGTTTCCCGGTGTCTCGACCGAAACCACATCCTCGACCATGTAGTCGCGGACCAGCATTCTGTCTATAGTCTCACCACCATCGTAGACACCTTGCTGTGTTTTGTTACAAAATCGGTTACGCTGCCGAGAAGAAGACGGTCTATTCCACTTTTGCCGTGCGAGCCCATTACAATGAGATCAGCCCCGATCTCCTCGGAGAGTTTGACGATCTCATCGCCTGCATGCCCTTCCCTGATATACGAGTTGTATCTCAGTGAATTCTTTTTGGCCCCCTCTTCCGCCGCTTTGAGTGCCTCGTTGCCTATGGTTTCGAGACGGTTGTAAACGACTTCCATTGTACTGTCGGCAGGAATGTTTTCAAATCCGCCCGTTTCAATGACATATACAGCATTGAGCTCCGATTTCCAGACTCTCGCTTCTTCAAGCGCCGCTTCGAGAGCCTTCTTACTGACCTCGGAACCGTCAACTGCTACAAGAATTGTACTGAACATATGCAAGCCTCGATTTTGTGTTTACAATTTTTTCTTTAAATCTTAAAATACATTCTCTCAATATAGGAAAAATTCATCCTGTTTGCCATTGTTTTTACAGGATCGCGACTGAACGACAGGTTGGCACGCACCGGATCAACGACAAAGAATGACGCCTTCTTTTTCTTTTCTATGAAGTAACTGCGGCCGAAGACCTCCGATCCTCCTACAGCCGTCTCAACGACTTCCTCGGGACCCACCCCGTAGACGGTCGACAGAAACGCCATCTCGGAGAACATGTCGGGCTGGACGAACATTACGTTGTCCGTTCCCAGGACGACTTTGCACCCGAATTCAAGCATCTTTTTTACCGGGGGATTCTCCGGGCCTGATGCGACCCCCAGTATCCAGTTCGAACGGGGGCATATTGCAATAGGAATTCCCTCATCGGCACATCTTTTCAGCTGCCTGTCGGTCGCATGGGTGCAGTGCACGAGCAGGTCCGCACCGGCATCGATCGCCGGATCGATATCGCAGTCATCTTTCTCCCCGGCGTGAAAGGCTACAAAGCCGCCGTTTTTCTTTACACGGGCGGCCCTTTCTATAACGTCGCCGCCCTCTTTCGTGCTCGAAACGCCGATCCCGTTCGAGACCTCCTCTCCGCCCTCTCTTCCGAGAATGATTCCATCAGCACCCAAACCCTCAATAGCAGATTTAAGGATATCGACCCCTTTCACTCCCCCCTCCCTGAAATCACAGAACCCGGTAGTGGCGGACGACATCATGAACGATATGCTCTTTCTCATACCATCCCTGAGGAGATCGTCCCCGGTCCGGGAGAGGATCCTGTGCTTGAGGCCGTCGGGCGGTGAAACAAGTTCGGACAACGATCCTTTCGCCCGGACGTCCATTGCTACGGTATCGGCCAGGTGGGTATGCGAATTGAAGAGGCAGGGGAAGATCCATCTTTCTTCTGCGGATTCGACCTCGTTTATCGAGTGTATTATTCCGTTCACGACACAGATCTCGACATCCCTCATTCCCGCATCACGGCCGAGATATGCCCTGCCCGACACCACAGTCTCTTTGTCCATCCTGATCACTCTGCCTCTCATTTATATATTCAAAACACAGACATATAAGCATGGCAGCGAAAAATAAAGGAGGCCGTCTGGTATCATCCGCTGGTCTTGTAACATACTACGACAGCGAAGATAAGAGAGCAGTTCACCTGTCTCCGAAAACGGTTCTGATCACAGCAGCGATAATCGGGATTATAATCGGTGCACTGGATCTGGCCTACAGTTTCAATATGTTCTAAAAAAATAATATTTTTTTTCAGTTTATTTTTCTCAGCGCTTTTATCGTTATATCGCATTCGGGCTCGAAATACAATTCATTATGCCCCTTCCATTCCGGACAGTTTCTGAAGACCACTGCAGGCACACCCCTGTTCGATTCTCCCATCAGGAAGTTCGAAAACGCTGCGATCTCGTCTACTACCGCTTCTTCCGTTATTTCAAGAACCCGGCCGAAGAGATCGCAGTCCCCCCTGAAGTCGTTGATCGCATCCATTCCCGCCCAGCCGATCGCGACACCGGTCTGGCCTCTCCTAAACGATCTTCCACAGGTATCCGTAATTATCACGCGGATATCTTTGCCGGAGATCTCACGAACCCTCTCCCTCATCTCTTCGGCAGCCGCCATAGGGTCCGGCGGAAGGATGATGACGTGACCTCTCTCCACGTTCGAGTTGTCGACTCCGGCCCTGACCCCGACATGTCCGCAGCTCATCTTCGAGAGGACAAACGGATATTCGAGCACGATCTCATCGGTCTGGTCGAGGACAACCTGGATGAATCTCTCGTCCTCTCCGCACATTCCGGCGATCTCCTTCGCCTTTTCCGAAGGAACCACTTCATCGAGAGTCCTGATGTGCCCTTTTGATTTTGAATATACCGACGAGGCGATGCAGAGGATATCGCCATCAATTAGATCGATCTTTTTGCAGATCTCTCCCGCGAGATCGTCGCCCGGGTGAAAAACAGGCAGACCCTCGACAGGAAGGACTTCAATACTCATAACCTGATATCAGGGTTTCATGATATTAAATCCGTTCATTTAAATCAGCCGTATCCGGCAGGCAGGGATATTATCTCAGTTAACATCATTCTTCAGGCTAAAACTCATGACGAAAGCGCAGTATTCAGGAAAATGTTTCCACAATATCATCCTGGTGCAGCCATCAAAAATTATTATCGCTCCCAAAATAATAGTATGTTAAAATGAATACAGAATCCATTTCCATGGAGGATATGAAGAAAGAGATCGATACCATCAAAGAGGAGATCAAAAAGATCAAATCGAATATGATCGATCCTGACTCAATTCTCACTGAAGAAGATTATATCTGCCTTCAGGAATACCGGAGAGAAAAGGAGACAGGAAAACTCCTCCGGGAGTCGGAAGTCATTAAAGGACTCGGCCTATAGATGTATCAACTCCGGTTCTCTTCCCGGCCTTTTACATTAAAGAATGTATGATAATTTGGCTGCAATTACCTGCCCGATGACAAAATCTCCCTGAGCTGTGAGTACAGGTCAGGAATATCTTTACGCATCATATCCAGAACCTCTTCAAGATTTACGGAAAAATAACCGTGAATAAGCCTGTCCCGGGTGCCGGCCATCTCCCGCCACGGCAATTCAGGATGAGTGCTGCGAAACTCCGCCGAGACCTGTTTTGCAGCTTCTCCGATAACTTCCAAAGACCTGATAACAGCGTTCTGGTATATCTTATCCGATAAAAATTCATCAGCAGTAATTCTGCCGGAAACACTCATTATTACCTCGCACTGTTCCAGAATATGGGATAAATAAGCCTCATCCCTATGATCCCTGCCCATTATGCACCCGCACCTGCACCATACATGACAACATCTGCCATAACGTAAGGTTTGATATAAGGACTCAGGTATTTTTCAGATACGAGTTCAACCCTCCTTCCGAACAGGTTTTCAAGATATTCGGCAAGATCCAAAAATCTGCGTATTCCGATAGCACCGTGTTTGAAAGTATAAAGCACATCGATATCACTCTCCGGCGTATCCTCTCCCCGGCTTACCGACCCGAAAATACCTATCGTTTCAATATCAAATTCTTTCTGGAGATAAGGCAGCTCACGCTCAAGTTTTCTTAAAACATCTTCACGAATGCTGACATAAGAAGCGCCCATCTGCACAACCTCCATAATCTGAAATCAATATCTGGTTGTTACTGTTTAGATCAGAAATCGTAATAGAGATTTCGTAAATACACCCGGGACATAGCATGGAATTCGGGAGTAAACATACAGAAAGTGTCATGAACATACCGCATATCTCCGTTAGGGGATACTCGCCTATCCCCCGGGCATCCTGTCACCACGAAGATGCCGGGAGGGGGAGGGGTTTTCGAATGCACTCGATGGATATCTGCCCTGAGTCGTTTGATTTGCCCGTACTGGCCTATAATAGTAGTATCAAACGATTTCGGGAAACCACCACCATGGCTCCTCCAAAAAATTTATTATGGCGCATAGAGATTACACATATATAGTGTACCTTATCATCCGCTGTCCCGGCTGCCTGTCATTCACCTACGTGGATAAATACCAGAAGTGGAAGCTATGCCCTATCTGCAGCGAGACGATAAATCCCTCAAAGGTCCAAGTGTACCTGGATGTGGAGACGCCGGGAGAGGCGGAGATCATCGCCCGGCAGCTCCAGAAATACCTGAAGGATAAGAGGAAAAAAGATCTCGACGAGGATGAGATACAGCAGATCAGGGAAGAATATGCAGGCTGGGTCCGCAGTCACCCACCCGTATGAAAAATGATTTTTGATTTATAGCTTATAGCCAGGGCTTTCCGCACCCGGGGCAGATCACAGTAACCTGCCTCCCGCAGTGCGGACAGTACAGCCCGCCTTTGTTTTCAATCAGGGGAGTCCCGCACCTTTTACAGCGCATATCCTCTTCATAACCGCACTTGTGCTTTACCATTGATAAATGATTATTTTTATAAAATAAAATCTTTATCTCAAAAGAGGATCACTCTTCGTCCTGGGCGCCTTCGACAACCCTTGCAACCGTTATCGCACCGTTGGGGCAGGTCTCCTCGCAGGTCTTGCAGCCGGTGCACTTTTCGGGGTGAAGGAATGTCAGGTTTCCTTCCTTTACCCGCATTATGACATCGTCGTTCGAGGATGTCCCTGTCGAGCCGAGCCGCGGGTCTTCTTCCTTGTTCACCGGGCAGGCGACAGCACAGTTCCCGCAACGCATACATTTCGCGTTGTCCACGTGCAGGTGGTATGTTGCAAGGAAGTATGTCTTATCATCCTCATTTCTCTCCAGGATGTCCCCGCTCTTCAAGACATTGTCCGGGCAGGCCTCGACGCAGAGCCCGCAACGGATGCAGTGCCCCTTGTATATCACGGGCGCCCACTTGCCGTCGTCGCCCCTCAGGACTTCTATCGCACCCGGTGAAGGGCAGATCATCATGCACCTCAGTTCATGGGTGCACTCGTTTCCCGTGAGCTCAGGATAGCCCCTGAAATGATCGGGCGTTACAAGCGGAGGAGTCTTTGCGAAGAGGAACTTCCTCCACCATTCTGGCCGGCAGAACTCCTTCAGGTAATAGATTATGGACGAAGTCATCTCTTTCACCTCTCGTTGCACGCGATGCACGGGTCCGAACTGATGAACGTCGCCGTGATGTCGGCCGCGGAATCGATTCCCTTCAGCATGTAATGTCCGCACGCCTCGATGTTCATGATCGACGGGGTCATAATCGCGATCTCGATGATCCGCNNNNNNNNNNNNNNNNNNNNNNNNNNNNNNNNNNNNNNNNNNNNNNNNNNNNNNNNNNNNNNNNNNNNNNNNNNNNNNNNNNNNNNNNNNNNNNNNNNNNNNNNNNNCCTCCGGGAAGTTCGTCGAGGCATCTCCTGATGATCCCGATGCTCTGCATGACCTCCTGGAAACGGATCATAACCCGTGCGTAGTTATCGCACTCGTCGCGGACGATCGGCTCGAACTCCAGCAGCTGATATGTCGGGTGGTTCAGTCTCTCGTCGATCCTAAGACCGCTCGCCCTCGCTGTCGGCCCGACCGCATGAGCGATCCTCGCCTCCTCGGGAGTCAGCAGACCAACACCTTTGCTCCGGAGCGAGATCATTCGTCCGTTCGCAAACATTCCCTGGAATCTTTTGACATCCGATTCGACCTTAAGGAGTGCTGCTCTCAGCTTCGCGGCATCCTCCGGCCTGAAGTCGAACCTCACCCCGCCGGGGATGATGTAGGCGCAGGTCACTCTCGCCCCTGTGAGAAGCTCGATCTGGTCCATGACGGTCTCACGGATATTGAGGAGATACATCGCCAGCGTTTCGTGCTCTATCGTATAGCAGTATGAGTAGTTCGCGAGAATATGCGACTGCATCCGGTCGAGCTCGTTCGCGATGACCCGCAGGTATGCCGCTCTCGGAGAGGGCTCGATTGCCGAGACTCTCTCGACCGTTTCGATGAAGACCATATTGTGAACCACCGAGCAGATCCCGCAGATCCTCTCGGCGAGGAACATGACTTCCTGCCAGGGACGGCCGCACATGATCTTCTCTATGCCCTTCTTGACATAGCCGAGTTCGACCTCGGCGGAGAGAACCCTCTCGCCCATCGTCTCGCATTTTATACGGGCAGGCTCCTTGAAGACCGGGTGGACCGGACCAATCGGGAGCGAAACATCGACGATCTTCTTCATTTCTTCGTCTCCTTCTTCTTCCCCTTCCCTTTCTCCTCGAAGTCTTTGAATACCTCGGGCGCAATGCTGAGGATC
This genomic window from Methanolacinia paynteri contains:
- a CDS encoding CBS domain-containing protein → MLVRDYMVEDVVSVETPGNRDDVLRILKRTGISGVPVTKDSELVGIITRKDMLRKAEETQLSLLMTSDPVTIGPDATIPEAAAIMDKYNFRRLPVVDEGRLVGIISIADLITCVAQMKFKDEIKEKYTSQTFALWEETPLPLVGRIMEISGFDAIPILNSEYKLTGIISERDLIKHAMIEDSVEVSDLSNGTDDDEWTWESIRDMHTISFGISKVQLPDKPVKEAMITEVVAVPQNAEVSECALKMKRSRVDQLPVINGDRRMVSILFDRKLIRSLCKDK
- a CDS encoding universal stress protein, encoding MFSTILVAVDGSEVSKKALEAALEEARVWKSELNAVYVIETGGFENIPADSTMEVVYNRLETIGNEALKAAEEGAKKNSLRYNSYIREGHAGDEIVKLSEEIGADLIVMGSHGKSGIDRLLLGSVTDFVTKHSKVSTMVVRL
- a CDS encoding amidohydrolase family protein; translation: MRGRVIRMDKETVVSGRAYLGRDAGMRDVEICVVNGIIHSINEVESAEERWIFPCLFNSHTHLADTVAMDVRAKGSLSELVSPPDGLKHRILSRTGDDLLRDGMRKSISFMMSSATTGFCDFREGGVKGVDILKSAIEGLGADGIILGREGGEEVSNGIGVSSTKEGGDVIERAARVKKNGGFVAFHAGEKDDCDIDPAIDAGADLLVHCTHATDRQLKRCADEGIPIAICPRSNWILGVASGPENPPVKKMLEFGCKVVLGTDNVMFVQPDMFSEMAFLSTVYGVGPEEVVETAVGGSEVFGRSYFIEKKKKASFFVVDPVRANLSFSRDPVKTMANRMNFSYIERMYFKI
- a CDS encoding preprotein translocase subunit Sec61beta yields the protein MAAKNKGGRLVSSAGLVTYYDSEDKRAVHLSPKTVLITAAIIGIIIGALDLAYSFNMF
- a CDS encoding coenzyme F420-0:L-glutamate ligase, which encodes MSIEVLPVEGLPVFHPGDDLAGEICKKIDLIDGDILCIASSVYSKSKGHIRTLDEVVPSEKAKEIAGMCGEDERFIQVVLDQTDEIVLEYPFVLSKMSCGHVGVRAGVDNSNVERGHVIILPPDPMAAAEEMRERVREISGKDIRVIITDTCGRSFRRGQTGVAIGWAGMDAINDFRGDCDLFGRVLEITEEAVVDEIAAFSNFLMGESNRGVPAVVFRNCPEWKGHNELYFEPECDITIKALRKIN
- a CDS encoding HepT-like ribonuclease domain-containing protein, which translates into the protein MGRDHRDEAYLSHILEQCEVIMSVSGRITADEFLSDKIYQNAVIRSLEVIGEAAKQVSAEFRSTHPELPWREMAGTRDRLIHGYFSVNLEEVLDMMRKDIPDLYSQLREILSSGR
- a CDS encoding nucleotidyltransferase family protein codes for the protein MEVVQMGASYVSIREDVLRKLERELPYLQKEFDIETIGIFGSVSRGEDTPESDIDVLYTFKHGAIGIRRFLDLAEYLENLFGRRVELVSEKYLSPYIKPYVMADVVMYGAGAGA
- a CDS encoding DUF1922 domain-containing protein, whose translation is MAHRDYTYIVYLIIRCPGCLSFTYVDKYQKWKLCPICSETINPSKVQVYLDVETPGEAEIIARQLQKYLKDKRKKDLDEDEIQQIREEYAGWVRSHPPV
- a CDS encoding Sjogren's syndrome/scleroderma autoantigen 1 family protein, with protein sequence MVKHKCGYEEDMRCKRCGTPLIENKGGLYCPHCGRQVTVICPGCGKPWL
- a CDS encoding 4Fe-4S binding protein; the encoded protein is MTSSIIYYLKEFCRPEWWRKFLFAKTPPLVTPDHFRGYPELTGNECTHELRCMMICPSPGAIEVLRGDDGKWAPVIYKGHCIRCGLCVEACPDNVLKSGDILERNEDDKTYFLATYHLHVDNAKCMRCGNCAVACPVNKEEDPRLGSTGTSSNDDVIMRVKEGNLTFLHPEKCTGCKTCEETCPNGAITVARVVEGAQDEE
- a CDS encoding hydrogenase large subunit; its protein translation is MKKIVDVSLPIGPVHPVFKEPARIKCETMGERVLSAEVELGYVKKGIEKIMCGRPWQEVMFLAERICGICSVVHNMVFIETVERVSAIEPSPRAAYLRVIANELDRMQSHILANYSYCYTIEHETLAMYLLNIRETVMDQIELLTGARVTCAYIIPGGVRFDFRPEDAAKLRAALLKVESDVKRFQGMFANGRMISLRSKGVGLLTPEEARIAHAVGPTARASGLRIDERLNHPTYQLLEFEPIVRDECDNYARVMIRFQEVMQSIGIIRRCLDELPGG